In Nocardia sp. NBC_00403, one DNA window encodes the following:
- a CDS encoding CPBP family intramembrane glutamic endopeptidase: MRAFEDTRPNRIVQRLLNDRHSLPLSIVLHLVPGALIVAAYLLIGEPLANTIGYPTLIGWAIALCLVLIPILSGLLWLGRKHNGHISLRGVLHYTDKPLPRGNLVAMVIGLIVWMMVVGFALAPMNNFFKDFFTWLPYADTGGSVTAYLDGYSHSIMLTTMVICLPLTGISLPLIEELYFRGFLLPRISHLGAWAPVLSTVLFALYHFWSPWMFVSRVIFTFPGFWFAWRNKDIRLSIGMHVGVDSILATLGTIALALNLI, translated from the coding sequence ATGCGCGCCTTCGAAGACACTCGACCGAACCGAATAGTCCAGCGGCTGCTGAACGACCGCCACTCCCTGCCACTGTCGATCGTGTTGCACCTTGTCCCCGGCGCCCTGATCGTCGCCGCCTACCTGCTCATCGGCGAACCACTCGCCAACACCATTGGATATCCGACCCTCATAGGCTGGGCGATCGCTCTATGTCTGGTTCTCATACCGATCCTGTCGGGGCTACTGTGGCTGGGCCGCAAGCACAACGGCCACATCTCGCTACGCGGCGTGCTGCACTACACCGACAAGCCGCTCCCGCGCGGGAACCTCGTGGCGATGGTCATCGGGCTCATCGTGTGGATGATGGTGGTGGGGTTCGCGCTGGCACCGATGAACAACTTCTTCAAAGACTTCTTCACATGGCTCCCGTACGCAGACACAGGCGGCAGCGTTACCGCATACCTCGACGGATACTCGCACTCGATCATGCTCACCACGATGGTGATCTGCCTGCCACTGACCGGAATCTCCCTCCCGCTCATCGAGGAGCTCTACTTCCGCGGTTTCCTGCTGCCCCGCATCTCCCACCTCGGCGCTTGGGCGCCGGTGCTCAGCACGGTCCTGTTCGCGCTCTATCACTTCTGGTCACCGTGGATGTTCGTGTCGCGGGTGATCTTCACCTTCCCCGGGTTCTGGTTCGCCTGGCGGAACAAGGACATCCGGCTCTCGATCGGGATGCACGTCGGCGTCGACTCGATCCTGGCGACGCTCGGCACCATCGCCCTGGCGCTGAACCTCATCTAA
- a CDS encoding oxygenase MpaB family protein: protein MWAHIAGSQALGIYFTRQDKDAAYQLWRYTGHLLGLSPEILPTNDRGRIIRFPRSPNRRWI, encoded by the coding sequence GTGTGGGCACACATCGCTGGATCACAAGCTCTCGGAATATATTTCACTCGCCAAGACAAGGACGCGGCCTACCAACTGTGGCGATACACCGGACACCTGCTCGGACTGAGCCCAGAAATCCTCCCCACGAACGACCGCGGAAGGATAATTCGGTTCCCGCGATCACCGAACCGTCGGTGGATTTGA
- a CDS encoding alpha/beta hydrolase fold domain-containing protein: MSSEDAAGTLSHMPKAPDAIELRHLRSFVAVADELNFGRAAAKLHISQPAFSRQIRSLERLVGCDLLRRTTHQVELTVAGDALLERARRILGDVDEAVVATRSVGGELLARISKYWEPLGDPDPELPVLRDAYEELHAQFPPPPEVSVRPITADGVSSLLLRPQQPADITVLYLHGGGYIAGSAFGYRSLAGALTAAANTTTLLPDYRLAPEHPFPAAIDDALRAYLWLLDGGTEPDRIAIVGDSVGAHLVMSTLTRLEQQQLPMPAATVMLCPGIDLHCHEEVARSQQAQADTVSASQFRRRIVGDYLAGHPDDDPVVNPLLADLTGMPPMLVQASTGDPHLVDAHQLVDHAREHGVDVRLQLYPVETHNFHIFWSFLPEASDALQQAGQFIREEAGQSVARTSSRSSA, from the coding sequence ATGAGCAGCGAGGATGCGGCGGGGACGCTGTCACATATGCCGAAAGCGCCGGACGCGATCGAGTTGCGCCACCTTCGGTCGTTTGTCGCCGTGGCCGACGAACTGAATTTCGGCAGGGCCGCGGCCAAGCTGCATATATCGCAGCCCGCATTCAGCAGGCAAATCCGTTCGCTCGAGCGCCTCGTCGGCTGTGATCTGTTGCGCCGCACCACGCATCAGGTCGAGCTCACAGTCGCGGGCGACGCGTTGCTCGAACGGGCCAGGCGGATCCTCGGTGACGTGGACGAAGCGGTAGTGGCGACCCGATCGGTCGGCGGTGAGCTGTTGGCACGGATCTCCAAGTACTGGGAGCCGCTCGGGGATCCCGATCCCGAATTGCCAGTGCTCCGTGACGCATACGAAGAGTTGCACGCGCAGTTTCCACCGCCGCCGGAGGTTTCTGTGCGGCCTATCACCGCGGACGGGGTGTCCAGCCTGCTGCTCAGGCCGCAGCAGCCCGCCGACATCACCGTGCTGTACCTGCACGGCGGTGGCTATATCGCCGGATCCGCGTTCGGATATCGTTCGCTGGCCGGTGCTCTCACCGCCGCTGCGAACACCACCACCCTCCTGCCGGACTACCGTTTGGCGCCAGAGCATCCGTTCCCCGCGGCCATCGACGACGCGCTGCGCGCCTACCTATGGCTGCTCGACGGTGGCACCGAACCCGACCGGATCGCCATCGTGGGCGACTCTGTCGGCGCGCACCTGGTGATGTCCACGCTGACACGCCTCGAACAACAGCAGCTACCGATGCCCGCTGCCACGGTAATGCTCTGCCCTGGAATAGATCTGCACTGCCACGAGGAGGTGGCACGATCGCAGCAGGCGCAGGCGGACACCGTCTCGGCGAGCCAGTTCCGCAGGCGCATCGTCGGCGACTACCTGGCCGGTCACCCGGACGACGATCCGGTCGTCAACCCGCTGTTGGCCGACCTGACCGGCATGCCGCCGATGCTGGTGCAGGCGAGCACCGGCGACCCCCATCTCGTCGATGCCCACCAACTCGTCGACCACGCTCGCGAACACGGTGTCGATGTCCGTCTTCAGCTCTACCCGGTCGAGACCCACAACTTCCACATCTTCTGGTCTTTCCTGCCCGAAGCATCCGACGCATTGCAGCAGGCGGGTCAATTCATTCGAGAGGAAGCAGGCCAAAGCGTGGCGCGCACAAGTTCTCGGTCGAGCGCATAG
- a CDS encoding alpha/beta hydrolase — protein MTSSPTVCRAAEVRLRRTIGSRSTRIYWPSPTGPPRPLLALFDIGAPSDTADFDVHCRNICSASDFIVLSVRYAPASRSFRSDIVPDALSVLQWAADHAAELNADPARLLVGGEHAGGPLAAAVGELAHEQGWPPILRIHDLRQLRRTP, from the coding sequence GTGACATCTTCACCAACCGTTTGCCGGGCAGCCGAGGTGCGGCTGCGCCGCACCATCGGATCCCGTAGCACTCGGATCTATTGGCCCTCCCCCACCGGGCCACCGCGGCCGCTGCTGGCGCTGTTCGACATCGGCGCGCCGAGCGACACCGCGGATTTCGACGTCCACTGCCGGAATATCTGCAGCGCATCCGATTTCATCGTCTTGTCGGTGCGCTACGCACCCGCGTCCCGGAGCTTTCGGTCGGACATCGTGCCGGACGCGTTGAGCGTGCTGCAGTGGGCCGCCGATCATGCCGCGGAGCTGAACGCGGACCCGGCTCGGTTGCTCGTCGGCGGCGAGCACGCGGGTGGCCCGCTCGCCGCCGCCGTCGGCGAGCTCGCCCACGAGCAAGGGTGGCCGCCGATCCTCCGAATCCATGACCTACGACAACTCAGGAGAACCCCATGA
- a CDS encoding FAD-dependent monooxygenase — MNNRTVRRSVLISGGSIAGLTLAYWLRRYDFDVTVVERAPTPRPGGQAVDLRGVAKEVAERMGIMPEIDRARVHENGLAYVDKTGAWSARMPAELFDGEGAVAGIEILRGDLTEILYAAAQSGVEYIFDDTITGMREVSDGVVVSFRHRASRVFDVVVGADGLHSTVRKLAFGPEADFVHHLGAYMAYFTVPVDGLGLTDWFQLHNAPGGKLVAVRPEGPSTAKAMFGFKATDLVYDRHDVEGQKRILAETFAEMGWLAPRLLAGMEHAPDFFFDTISQTRMDDWSRGRIVLVGDAGYCGSPLSGNGTAMAMVGAYVLAGELARSRGDHHAAFTGYQQQLRPYVTECQKLPPGGVNGFLPSSRAAIRMRNLSVRMFTSTPLRGLMAKSMQKADSIVLTDYTVFEPARQPAASNIPPTSS; from the coding sequence ATGAACAACCGCACCGTCCGACGCAGTGTTCTGATCTCCGGCGGCAGCATCGCCGGGCTGACGCTCGCGTATTGGCTGCGCCGCTATGACTTCGACGTCACCGTGGTCGAGCGAGCTCCCACACCGCGCCCCGGCGGGCAGGCCGTGGATCTACGCGGCGTCGCCAAAGAAGTCGCCGAGCGGATGGGCATCATGCCGGAGATCGATCGGGCGCGCGTCCACGAGAATGGGCTGGCCTATGTCGATAAAACCGGCGCATGGAGCGCGAGAATGCCTGCCGAGCTCTTCGACGGCGAAGGCGCGGTGGCGGGGATCGAGATCCTGCGCGGCGATCTGACCGAAATCCTCTACGCGGCCGCACAATCGGGTGTCGAATATATCTTCGACGACACGATCACCGGTATGCGTGAAGTGTCGGATGGCGTTGTGGTCTCCTTCCGGCACCGCGCATCACGCGTATTCGATGTGGTCGTCGGCGCAGACGGTCTGCACTCAACCGTCCGCAAGCTGGCTTTCGGGCCCGAGGCCGACTTCGTCCATCATCTCGGCGCGTACATGGCCTACTTCACCGTCCCGGTGGACGGGCTCGGGCTCACGGATTGGTTCCAGCTGCACAACGCACCCGGCGGCAAGCTCGTGGCCGTCCGGCCCGAAGGACCGTCCACCGCCAAGGCGATGTTCGGTTTCAAGGCAACGGATTTGGTCTACGATCGGCACGACGTCGAGGGGCAGAAGCGGATCCTGGCCGAGACGTTCGCCGAAATGGGCTGGCTCGCACCGCGATTGCTGGCCGGAATGGAGCACGCGCCGGATTTCTTCTTCGATACCATCAGCCAGACCCGAATGGACGATTGGTCGCGTGGGCGGATCGTGCTGGTCGGCGACGCGGGCTACTGCGGATCACCACTCTCGGGCAATGGCACCGCCATGGCGATGGTCGGCGCGTATGTCCTCGCGGGCGAACTCGCCCGGTCTCGAGGCGATCATCACGCTGCATTCACCGGGTATCAGCAGCAGCTGCGGCCGTATGTCACCGAGTGCCAGAAGCTGCCGCCCGGCGGCGTCAACGGGTTCCTCCCCAGCAGTCGCGCCGCCATCCGGATGCGCAACCTGTCGGTGCGGATGTTCACCTCGACGCCGCTGCGCGGATTGATGGCCAAGTCCATGCAGAAGGCCGATTCCATCGTCTTGACGGATTACACCGTGTTCGAGCCTGCTCGACAGCCTGCAGCCTCGAACATCCCACCAACGTCTTCTTGA